A single region of the Halorussus gelatinilyticus genome encodes:
- a CDS encoding YqcI/YcgG family protein, with product MKGPTTRTRIESAIRENDLAAWKAERYRAFHRTMTDEEAPFPCYFAVDAHRDGDLRYLFAPSATTETGKSVVADGLARYLDGARGIADITALAAFFESPDGDLSVADYRERVWDLLAALRRNDPEPWPDDVPADPDDPEWEFCYAGEPMFVVARAPAYDRRHSRHAPHGLELTVQPRWVFDGLGSDTEAGQQARAVIRERLDEYDNVPRHPAIGDYGDPDTREWKQYVLSDDNDETFEEFPVDNWDT from the coding sequence ATGAAGGGTCCTACCACTCGAACGCGAATCGAGTCCGCCATCCGCGAGAACGACCTCGCGGCGTGGAAGGCCGAACGCTACCGGGCGTTCCACCGGACTATGACCGACGAGGAGGCCCCGTTCCCGTGCTACTTCGCGGTCGACGCCCACCGTGACGGCGATTTGCGTTACCTGTTCGCACCCTCCGCGACCACCGAGACCGGGAAATCGGTCGTGGCCGACGGTCTCGCCCGATACCTCGACGGCGCGCGGGGTATCGCCGATATCACCGCACTCGCTGCCTTCTTCGAGTCGCCGGACGGAGACCTCTCGGTCGCCGACTACCGCGAACGCGTCTGGGACCTCCTCGCCGCGCTCCGCCGGAACGACCCGGAGCCGTGGCCGGACGACGTGCCGGCCGACCCCGACGACCCCGAGTGGGAGTTCTGTTACGCGGGCGAGCCGATGTTCGTCGTCGCTCGGGCACCGGCCTACGACCGGCGACACAGTCGTCACGCGCCCCACGGACTGGAACTCACCGTCCAGCCGAGATGGGTGTTCGACGGCCTCGGCAGCGACACGGAGGCCGGTCAGCAAGCGCGTGCGGTCATCCGGGAGCGACTGGATGAGTACGACAACGTGCCGCGCCATCCCGCCATCGGTGACTACGGCGACCCGGACACCAGAGAGTGGAAACAGTACGTCCTCTCGGACGACAACGACGAGACGTTCGAGGAGTTCCCCGTGGACAATTGGGACACCTGA